Proteins from a genomic interval of Acetobacterium woodii DSM 1030:
- a CDS encoding CDP-alcohol phosphatidyltransferase family protein, with protein MKKVSIPNIITSVRIFLSLGLLLIDFRSGLFIGGYLICGLTDVLDGYIARKTGTETLLGARLDSIADLFLSVMIIITVIKQNQVTVLMFVGIVIIFILRIGNAVMAKIKFKKIASIHTSANKLTGLLFFFCPLVYPFMGNKMLILTGVLAFLASLEELLIILTSKRLDLNRASIFSK; from the coding sequence ATGAAAAAAGTGTCCATTCCCAACATAATAACTTCAGTTAGAATTTTTTTATCGCTTGGTTTATTGTTGATTGATTTTCGCAGCGGGCTTTTTATAGGGGGATATCTGATATGTGGTTTAACCGATGTTTTAGATGGTTATATCGCGCGAAAAACCGGTACTGAAACCTTGCTTGGGGCAAGGCTGGACAGTATTGCCGACTTGTTTTTGAGTGTTATGATCATCATAACGGTGATAAAGCAAAATCAAGTGACCGTGCTAATGTTTGTGGGAATTGTCATCATTTTCATCCTGCGAATCGGAAATGCGGTAATGGCAAAAATAAAATTTAAAAAGATCGCAAGTATTCATACAAGTGCTAATAAATTAACGGGTTTGCTTTTCTTCTTTTGTCCGTTAGTTTATCCTTTTATGGGGAATAAGATGCTCATTTTAACAGGAGTTTTAGCGTTTTTGGCATCGCTCGAAGAGCTTCTTATCATACTTACATCAAAAAGATTAGACCTTAACAGAGCCAGTATTTTTTCAAAGTGA